The sequence TATTTATGGCTTTGGTGGCCGTTCTCTTTGGAATAGTTTATCGCGGTGCGCTTATTAGTGAATTGTGGAGCATGGTAAACGTGCTTATGGCGACTATGGCTTTATCCCTGCTGGTTATTTCCCCGCTCACTCTAGCAGTCTCCTTTATCTCCTTCAAGCATGGTTTAGACCCGGACATAATTTTGTACCCTGTAGAATCCACCACCGCAGACCTGCTTATAACAGTAATCTACATTTTTATGCTTCACATCCATATTCTCTACGGCTCATTCTGGCAGCATCTTCTCCTCATCACAAATTCGGCTCTAATATTTTCAGCAACCTATATACTCGCCAAAAACATACATGAACAAGAGTTCATCAAAACTTTAAGGGAATCCCTGCTAACCCTAATAATAGTCTCTTTTATAATCAATGTTGCCGGAGCATTTTTAGGGAGAATCGACGAGATTATACGTGAGAAACAAGGTGTTTATGAAGTTTACCCCGTCTACGTTGTTTATCCCGCTTTAATCGACACTATAGGCGATGTCGGCGCCGTCGTTGGCTCAACAGCCACAACGAAGCTGGCTCTAGGCACCTTAAAGGCTTCATTTGCCTCGATAAAAGATCATTTTTCGGAGATTTCAGGCGCCTGGACAGCATCCCTAATAATGTATTTCATCTACTCCGTTTTAGCTCTCACGGTGATCGGGGCGCTGCATCCCTTAAACGTCGCAAGGTTTTCTCTACTCTTATTCACAGTTAATATTTTAGCCGCAGTGCTAATCATCTTAGTCTCCTACTCTGTGGCAATCATAACCTATAAGAAAGGTTTAGATCCAGACAACTTCGAGATACCTGTTGAAAGCTCCTTAGCCGACGCTTTGACAACAATCTCCCTACTAACAGCCCTGATTCTATGGGGTTTAATCTGGCCTTAAAAACATTGAAGTTTCATCTTCAGTTTCAGAAAGCAGCCTAGTGCTGGCAGGAGCAAAATTTTCTTTACAGGTTCTCCTAGACATACATTTAAATTGGAGCCGTTAAGCTAGATGGTTACGGTGTTGATATTGCCTGCTGGAGAATGGATGCCTCTGGATGGAGATACTGTTCTTACGGGCGAAGGCTTCATCTTAAATGTTTTCGGATACGAGCATCCGGAGAAACGTATTTTCTCGTTTTTAAAATATATTCCCTCAACGGTTAAGAACCTGTTTAATGTTAGCTTCCTAGATAGAAAGTGGAAATATGGTGAGATTGAATTACTCCGAGCTGAGAAACTTTACACCGCAGACAACTATAAGGAGTTCTTAAAAATTTTCAGAGAGAATTTTCCGGATTACGTTTATTTTTGCCCTTTTAGGAGGAAGGAAGTAATTAGCGTGCCGCTGGATCGCATCGTGAAAGTTTTCATTCCTAGAGAGTGCCTCAGAAATATTTTCGGGAGAGCGGACAGAGACTGTCTTCAGAGTACGGCGTTAGAGTTAATCGATCTCCTCTCAGACACTTCAAATGTTCCAGTAGAAGATTTTGGTATACACGGTTCAATCGCCCTAGACATGCACAGCAGTGAATCCGACATAGACATAGTTGTCTATGGTGGAGAGAATTTTAGGAAGGTTGAGGCAGCTGTGAAGAAACTTGCGGGGGAAGGGGCGATCAAATACATATTCAAGAATAGACTGGATTATGTGAGGAAATTTAGAGGACAGTATAAAGGTAAAGTTTTCATGTATACTGCCGTCCGCAAACCCGAGGAGATAAATGTAAAGTACGGCTGGTATCGCTACACACCCGTAAGGCATGTGAAGTTCAAGTGCACAGTTAAAGACGACAGCGAATCAATGTTTCGCCCAGCAATCTACGAGGTCGAAAACTATCTTCCATTAACCCCTGAATCAGATCTCCCTCGTGAAATGGTTCCGGAGAGAGTTGTCTCCATGATCGGATGCTACAGGAATGTTGCGAGGAAAGGCGGGGAGATTAAAGTTTCTGGGATGCTGGAGCGGGTCGAAAGTGTTTTGACGGGCGAAGTCTACTATCAAGCTGTTGTTGGAACCGCCGAGAGCGGGGAGGAATATATTTGGCCAGTTTAAAACTTAGGGATCGGGATGCCATTTTAACACATGAGGGGCTTATCTTCAGGGTTCTTGGCTACTCTCATCCGCCAGCAGGCTACATATGTGATCTTGAATACGCTCCCTCAGAAATATTTAGGTCAGACAACCCGAAAGCGTTTAGAAGCGATGGGAGAAGAACTTTCTATAAGTTTTTCGGGGATGAGGGTTGGGGATTCGTATCGGAGAAGTATCCGCACTACATGCTAGACTACGAGCCCTTAGGTAGGAGAGTTATAGGGGTAAGGTGTGAGAGCATCGCGGAAATTAGAAAACCTGAAGAAAGGCTGCGTCAAATCATTGAATCAGGTTGTAATGATGAGTTGATTCATGCTCTTAGAGGAATCCTTCGTATAATTGTTGAAGATCAAGGTTTGCCTCTAGAGGATTTCGGGGTCTTCGGCTCTCTTCTACATGGCTTCTATAACCCAAAATTCTCAGATATCGACATCATTGTTTATGGTAGAAGCAGCCTAGGAAGGGTTCGCCAGACACTGCAAGACCTTTACGGCGACGAATCTTCACTCTTCACAAACGAGTTTATCGATGATGGTCCTGTTAAGGGTAAGGTTTGGCGGTTTAAAAATTTAAGTCCAAAAGAGTTTGTTTGGCATCAGCGACGAAAAATGGTTTACGCTGTTTTCCACGACAAGTTTTCTGGACGCAGGATAAAGGTTGAATTTGAGCCGGTTAAGGCTTGGCATGAAATATCGGGTAAATATGAGAGAATCAGCAGGATAGTTTGGAGAGGATGGATAAAAGCCACCGTGAAAATTACAGGTGACGAGGAAGCGCCATTCATGCCTTCAATATACTCTGTTGAACCTGTTGAGATTATTGATGGACCTGAAGCCGATGATATCTTGAGGGTAGTTTCGTATCTTGAAGAGTTTAGAATGCAATGTTGGAGAGATGAGGTCGCTTACGTGGAAGGAAACCTAGAGAAGGTTGAAACAAACCAGGGAAGCTTCCATCAGATAACCTTGACTTACGGGCCGCGCTACTATGATCAGACACTTAAGGTTGCGAAGATCGATTAATGATGCGTAACCTAGTCTGCTAACCGCTCCTAGAAACATTAAGAGTTAAAAGATTGTATGAAGAATATTTGATGAAGCGAGGGTCTGGTGAGGCGTGTTAAATGTTTCCAAGAGAGATTAAACAAGAATATAGCATGATAAAAGATATAAGGGATTCCCCAAACGCGTTGAAAGCCGTTATAAAAAGCCTTAATAGGATGAGCGAGATTGCGGATTACGCCTGCAAATTTAGGAAGATCTTCTTCATAGGATGCGGCTCATCATATTATGCGGCTCTCTTCGGCTCTTGGCCGTTGATGAGAAACGGTGAGCTTGTAGCCTATGCGCTTCCATCCTCCGAACTGATTTTTCACTTCGCAAACATCGTAAACAGCGATAGCCTAGTTATCGGGATCTCTAGATCCGGAAGAACAGCGGAAACGGTGACAGCCCTTGAGATATGTAAGAGAAGGGGGGCTCGCACAGTCGGCTTCACGATTGAGAAGGAAAGCGAGATCACTGGTATAGTGAACGAACCGATTGTGCTGGATATTGGTGAAGAGAAAAGTATCATTATGACGAAGAGTTTTACAGCGTTCTCCCTTGCGACAGCAGTCTTTTCCAGCATTTTGGATGAAAAGATTTCCGGCGAAAAGCATATTTTCGTAGATGAGAGTAAGGCGATGCCGTCTCTAACCGAAAATATTTTAAAAGCTGAAGGTAGAATTGCGGCGGTGTCGAAAAGGCTTCTCGACGAGAGTATTGAAAGGTTCATCTTTTTGGGATCAGGCCCCTCCTATCCAATAGCTCTGGAGGGCGCGTTAAAAGTTAAGGAGACATCTTACGTCGCAACGGAGGGGCTGCATCTACTTGAGTTTAGGCATGGCCCTATGGCTACCATAGGTGAGAGATTAACTCTGGTGATTTCATGTTTTCTCGGCGAAAACGCTATTTACCTGAAAAACTTTGTTTCGGAGTTTGCCAGCAAAAGCGCGGACATGGTTTTAATATCTGACTCTGAAGATTTTGGGGAGAACGCTTTAAGGCTGCCGCCTGAATATAGCGGTGAATGTAAGGCTCTTCTATCTATTGTGCCTATGCAGATCTTAGCCTACTATTACGCCGTGGGTAAAGGCAGGGATCCGGATAAGCCGAGAAACCTCTTCAGATACGTGCAGAGGTTCTAGAAATGTTCATTCTATGCATGGACATCGGCAAAACAAAGACCTTGGCAGTAATTTTAAATGAGAGAGGAGATGTTCTCGGAAAGTTTATCTCCGGCCCTTCAGGAATGTGGTTGAAGGAAGAAACAGTAATAAGGAATATTAGGGAGGCTATCGACGGCTGCCTATCCGCTTCACGCCTATCGCTTAAGGACATAAGTTTGATCTCAATAAGCTGGGCTGACCTAGACACTCCGAGAGATTGGGAGAACGCTTGGAAAGTTATAGAAAAGATTGGGGTCGAGAGAGATAAGGTCTTGATTGAGCATGATGCCGTTGCAGCGTATTACGCTGTAACATTTGGGGAAGCCGGCGTCGCGGTTATAGCTGGGACTGGGAGCATCGGTTTTGGAATCAACAGTAGAGGCGAACGAATGAGGTCGAGTGGATGGGGTTGGCTTATCGGCGATGAGGGGAGCGCCTACTGGATTGCGGTGAAAGCGTTAAACGCCATTTCAAGAGCCTATGATGGAAGAGGAGAAAAGACTATTCTGTCGAAAATGATTTCCGACTACTTTGGCGTTGAAAATGAGCTTGAGATCCTAAATAAAGTCTATAAGGATCTGGGATGCGATCCCACAGAGGTATCGAAAATTGCTAGAATTGTCGATGAGGCAGCCTCTAGAGGGGATAAAGTGGCTAAAAATATACTTGAGGATGCCGGAAGGGAGCTAGCCCTGGCGGCGCTATGCATCATTAGAGGGCTTAAGATGGAGGATGAAAAAATCATCGTCGGCGGGTTAGGCGGAGTTTTCAGGTCAAAAATCGTTAAAGATACTTTTATTAGGACTGTTAAAGAGGGCGCTCCGAAAGCTATTGTGAAAGAGCCTTTGGTGGAAGAAGAACCAATTTTAGGGCCGATTATAATGGCCTTCAGAAAAATCGGATTAAAGTTTTCAGAAGAAGACCTAAAATCAATTCTCAAAAGCATGAGAATGTTTAAGTGAACGTTTAAGTGAACGGTTGCCTAAACAGTTAGGCTCAGAGCCAAATTAAACGGGCTTTTTAGTGGTCGCTTTAATCATGGTTAATGTCACAATTATATAAAATACGTGCACTCAAATTATATTCGGTGTTTCCCCTATGTTAAGAGAGGGCTTTTTGAAAGTGAGGTTTGGCGTGGACTATTATCCTGAGCATTGGCCTAGGGAGAGATGGACTAAGGATGCGGATCTGATGGCTGAAATCGGCTTT is a genomic window of Candidatus Bathyarchaeia archaeon containing:
- a CDS encoding magnesium transporter, giving the protein MTLISRPSFAKTLKQSVMAYAFNIFGIFAGTLIAYYSELFQAAPWAIVIYPPILSARGVIGGLFCGRLSTALHLGTVKPRFFENTKDFYLLFQAIVFLTFEASVFMALVAVLFGIVYRGALISELWSMVNVLMATMALSLLVISPLTLAVSFISFKHGLDPDIILYPVESTTADLLITVIYIFMLHIHILYGSFWQHLLLITNSALIFSATYILAKNIHEQEFIKTLRESLLTLIIVSFIINVAGAFLGRIDEIIREKQGVYEVYPVYVVYPALIDTIGDVGAVVGSTATTKLALGTLKASFASIKDHFSEISGAWTASLIMYFIYSVLALTVIGALHPLNVARFSLLLFTVNILAAVLIILVSYSVAIITYKKGLDPDNFEIPVESSLADALTTISLLTALILWGLIWP
- a CDS encoding nucleotidyltransferase domain-containing protein, yielding MLILPAGEWMPLDGDTVLTGEGFILNVFGYEHPEKRIFSFLKYIPSTVKNLFNVSFLDRKWKYGEIELLRAEKLYTADNYKEFLKIFRENFPDYVYFCPFRRKEVISVPLDRIVKVFIPRECLRNIFGRADRDCLQSTALELIDLLSDTSNVPVEDFGIHGSIALDMHSSESDIDIVVYGGENFRKVEAAVKKLAGEGAIKYIFKNRLDYVRKFRGQYKGKVFMYTAVRKPEEINVKYGWYRYTPVRHVKFKCTVKDDSESMFRPAIYEVENYLPLTPESDLPREMVPERVVSMIGCYRNVARKGGEIKVSGMLERVESVLTGEVYYQAVVGTAESGEEYIWPV
- a CDS encoding SIS domain-containing protein, with the translated sequence MFPREIKQEYSMIKDIRDSPNALKAVIKSLNRMSEIADYACKFRKIFFIGCGSSYYAALFGSWPLMRNGELVAYALPSSELIFHFANIVNSDSLVIGISRSGRTAETVTALEICKRRGARTVGFTIEKESEITGIVNEPIVLDIGEEKSIIMTKSFTAFSLATAVFSSILDEKISGEKHIFVDESKAMPSLTENILKAEGRIAAVSKRLLDESIERFIFLGSGPSYPIALEGALKVKETSYVATEGLHLLEFRHGPMATIGERLTLVISCFLGENAIYLKNFVSEFASKSADMVLISDSEDFGENALRLPPEYSGECKALLSIVPMQILAYYYAVGKGRDPDKPRNLFRYVQRF
- a CDS encoding BadF/BadG/BcrA/BcrD ATPase family protein; translation: MFILCMDIGKTKTLAVILNERGDVLGKFISGPSGMWLKEETVIRNIREAIDGCLSASRLSLKDISLISISWADLDTPRDWENAWKVIEKIGVERDKVLIEHDAVAAYYAVTFGEAGVAVIAGTGSIGFGINSRGERMRSSGWGWLIGDEGSAYWIAVKALNAISRAYDGRGEKTILSKMISDYFGVENELEILNKVYKDLGCDPTEVSKIARIVDEAASRGDKVAKNILEDAGRELALAALCIIRGLKMEDEKIIVGGLGGVFRSKIVKDTFIRTVKEGAPKAIVKEPLVEEEPILGPIIMAFRKIGLKFSEEDLKSILKSMRMFK
- a CDS encoding nucleotidyltransferase domain-containing protein — encoded protein: MASLKLRDRDAILTHEGLIFRVLGYSHPPAGYICDLEYAPSEIFRSDNPKAFRSDGRRTFYKFFGDEGWGFVSEKYPHYMLDYEPLGRRVIGVRCESIAEIRKPEERLRQIIESGCNDELIHALRGILRIIVEDQGLPLEDFGVFGSLLHGFYNPKFSDIDIIVYGRSSLGRVRQTLQDLYGDESSLFTNEFIDDGPVKGKVWRFKNLSPKEFVWHQRRKMVYAVFHDKFSGRRIKVEFEPVKAWHEISGKYERISRIVWRGWIKATVKITGDEEAPFMPSIYSVEPVEIIDGPEADDILRVVSYLEEFRMQCWRDEVAYVEGNLEKVETNQGSFHQITLTYGPRYYDQTLKVAKID